The following proteins come from a genomic window of Corynebacterium hansenii:
- a CDS encoding MFS transporter, with protein MSRTEGAAARRSHMPPWFLVAIAVFAVAWGGNQFTPLMVMYRLNGDLDLVFVDLLLFIYALGIAPALLISGPLSDRVGRKPVMLASPLFSIIGSVLIAAGETTGPLLLVGRALSGVGVGIAMAVGGSWVKELSHERFDPTAKSTSGAKRQSMALTLGFGIGAGVAGSLAQFAPLPGQLPYILHIVLTVPTIIAMTVVPETRQSPHLAGGPRETILQSLRTPSVTNPRFLLVAAMVAPWVFGAAGVAYAIIPTLMQGEVAQPVFFSALVTFFALLFGFGIQQVGPRIASESSARGPLAAMGIVVVGMGLAMWMSASPSIPAAIVAALVLGMGYGLSMFTGLNEVQRIAGPRDLAGLTGIFYCLTYIGFAFPAILTKLSESIEWMTYPVMLGGGMVIAVLMMAVIALNSRRGLRRD; from the coding sequence ATGTCACGAACCGAAGGAGCGGCCGCGCGCCGCAGCCACATGCCCCCGTGGTTTCTGGTCGCCATCGCCGTGTTCGCGGTGGCCTGGGGCGGAAATCAGTTCACGCCGCTGATGGTGATGTACCGCCTCAACGGCGACCTCGACCTGGTTTTCGTCGACCTCCTTCTGTTCATCTACGCGCTCGGCATCGCCCCGGCGCTGCTGATCTCCGGCCCGCTGTCGGACCGCGTCGGCCGCAAGCCGGTCATGCTGGCGTCGCCGCTGTTCTCCATCATCGGTTCGGTGCTTATCGCGGCGGGCGAGACGACGGGCCCGCTGCTGCTGGTCGGCCGCGCGCTGTCGGGCGTCGGCGTGGGCATCGCCATGGCGGTCGGCGGGTCGTGGGTGAAGGAGCTGTCGCACGAGCGCTTCGATCCGACGGCGAAGTCGACGTCGGGCGCCAAGCGCCAGTCGATGGCGCTGACGCTGGGCTTCGGCATCGGCGCGGGCGTGGCGGGGTCGCTGGCGCAGTTCGCGCCGCTGCCGGGGCAGTTGCCGTACATCCTGCACATCGTGCTGACGGTCCCGACGATCATCGCGATGACGGTCGTCCCCGAAACGCGCCAGTCGCCGCATCTGGCGGGCGGCCCGCGCGAGACGATCCTGCAGTCGCTGCGCACCCCGTCGGTGACGAACCCGCGCTTCCTGCTGGTGGCGGCGATGGTCGCCCCGTGGGTGTTCGGCGCGGCGGGCGTGGCCTACGCGATCATCCCGACGCTGATGCAGGGCGAGGTGGCCCAGCCGGTGTTCTTCTCCGCGCTGGTGACGTTCTTCGCGCTGCTGTTCGGCTTCGGCATCCAGCAGGTCGGCCCGCGCATCGCGTCGGAGTCCTCCGCCCGCGGCCCGCTGGCGGCGATGGGCATCGTGGTGGTGGGCATGGGCCTGGCCATGTGGATGTCGGCGTCGCCGTCGATCCCCGCGGCGATCGTCGCGGCGCTGGTGCTGGGCATGGGCTACGGCCTGTCCATGTTCACGGGCCTCAACGAGGTCCAGCGCATCGCCGGCCCGCGCGATCTGGCCGGCCTGACGGGCATCTTCTACTGCCTCACCTACATCGGGTTTGCGTTCCCCGCGATCCTGACCAAGCTGTCCGAGTCGATCGAGTGGATGACGTACCCGGTCATGCTCGGCGGCGGCATGGTCATTGCGGTGCTGATGATGGCGGTCATCGCGCTGAACTCGCGGCGGGGGCTGCGGCGGGACTGA
- a CDS encoding NAD-dependent epimerase/dehydratase family protein yields MPAVSRDNAAPDTSFPPGRALVTGGAGFIGSTLVDRLLAEGHSVTVVDDLSHGKLDNLRDARAAGADRFEFVEGDVLGVDWDGLLGRVRPEVIFHLAAQIDVRESVADPVHDAELNIIGTIRIADAARRHGVRKIVFTSSGGSIYGTPDSFPVGEDQEVRPLSPYAASKSAAEQYLNMFRRLHGLDCSHIAPANVYGPRQDPHGEAGVVAIFAQRLLAGEGTRVFGDGGNTRDYVFVGDVVDAFVRAAGTAGSGMRFNIGTGVETTDRRLHSLVAEAAGAPDEPEQAPARQGDVPRSALDPSLAREVLGWEPTVDIAEGVRRTVDYFRG; encoded by the coding sequence ATGCCAGCCGTATCGCGAGACAACGCCGCCCCCGACACGTCCTTCCCGCCCGGCCGCGCGCTGGTGACCGGCGGTGCCGGGTTCATCGGTTCGACCCTGGTGGATCGTCTGCTGGCCGAGGGCCACTCGGTCACGGTGGTCGACGACCTCTCGCACGGCAAGCTCGACAATCTGCGGGACGCGCGGGCGGCGGGCGCGGACCGGTTCGAATTCGTGGAGGGCGACGTCCTCGGCGTCGACTGGGACGGGCTGCTCGGGCGCGTGCGCCCCGAGGTGATCTTCCACCTCGCCGCGCAGATCGACGTCCGCGAATCCGTCGCGGACCCGGTGCACGACGCGGAGCTGAACATCATCGGCACCATCCGCATCGCCGACGCCGCCCGGCGGCACGGGGTGCGCAAGATCGTGTTCACGTCCTCGGGCGGCTCGATCTACGGCACGCCCGATTCCTTTCCCGTGGGCGAGGACCAGGAGGTCCGCCCGCTGAGCCCCTACGCCGCGTCGAAGTCGGCGGCCGAGCAGTACCTGAACATGTTCCGCCGCCTCCACGGCCTGGATTGCTCGCACATCGCGCCGGCCAACGTCTACGGCCCGCGCCAGGATCCGCACGGCGAGGCCGGGGTCGTGGCGATCTTCGCCCAGCGCCTGCTGGCGGGCGAGGGCACGCGCGTGTTCGGCGACGGCGGCAACACCCGCGATTACGTGTTCGTCGGCGACGTCGTCGACGCGTTCGTGCGGGCGGCCGGCACCGCGGGGTCCGGCATGAGGTTCAACATCGGCACCGGCGTGGAAACCACCGACCGGCGGCTGCATTCGCTGGTCGCCGAGGCCGCGGGCGCCCCGGACGAGCCCGAGCAGGCCCCCGCCCGCCAGGGCGACGTGCCCCGTTCGGCGCTGGATCCCTCGCTGGCCCGCGAGGTGCTGGGCTGGGAGCCGACCGTGGACATCGCCGAGGGCGTGCGCCGCACGGTCGACTACTTCCGCGGGTAA
- a CDS encoding DsbA family protein, which yields MTRSDDDHRKPDDAAVPEDRPVEVGWGQDPNEAATRANVDANSDVGAVMAGDGEAAKADGADSDADGDAGDKAGADDRAEAGTDTRSMKTVPPALWVWLAAALLLVAGLGFLAGDRFGPGIGDTGVNLAGAAAGKKNDGPVAKEDGTYDASIVGPRQGTAVATMEDIENVHRRNEADPFALGAVDAPVVMTMFSDLECPFCARYAVTTQPKLIADYVDAGLVRIEWNDSAAPGPAAQAAQAGRAAAAQGKFWDFQQAAFEAATAKGNGHPEFTVEELVDIARTAGVEDIGLFEKQLKDGTWEKAVQESTAYAQSVGVQGTPQFVIGTKPVTGAQPEEVFRDTIELELMKAKRAR from the coding sequence ATGACTCGATCCGACGACGACCACCGCAAGCCCGACGACGCCGCCGTGCCGGAGGACAGGCCCGTCGAAGTGGGATGGGGCCAGGACCCGAACGAGGCCGCCACCCGCGCCAACGTGGACGCCAACTCCGATGTCGGCGCCGTGATGGCCGGCGACGGCGAGGCCGCGAAGGCCGACGGCGCGGATTCCGACGCCGACGGCGACGCCGGTGACAAGGCCGGTGCCGACGACAGGGCCGAGGCCGGCACGGACACCCGGTCCATGAAGACCGTCCCGCCGGCTCTGTGGGTGTGGCTCGCCGCCGCCCTGCTGCTGGTGGCGGGCCTGGGCTTCCTGGCCGGCGATCGCTTCGGCCCCGGCATCGGCGACACCGGCGTCAATCTCGCCGGCGCCGCGGCCGGCAAGAAGAACGACGGCCCGGTGGCGAAGGAGGACGGCACCTACGACGCGTCGATCGTCGGCCCGCGCCAGGGGACGGCCGTCGCGACGATGGAGGACATCGAGAACGTCCACCGCCGCAACGAGGCCGACCCGTTCGCCCTGGGCGCCGTCGACGCGCCCGTGGTCATGACCATGTTCTCCGACCTCGAGTGCCCGTTCTGCGCCCGCTACGCGGTGACCACCCAGCCGAAGCTGATCGCCGACTACGTCGACGCCGGCCTGGTGCGCATCGAGTGGAACGATTCGGCGGCGCCGGGCCCGGCCGCGCAGGCGGCCCAGGCGGGTCGCGCCGCCGCGGCGCAGGGCAAGTTCTGGGACTTCCAGCAGGCCGCGTTCGAAGCCGCGACGGCCAAGGGCAACGGCCACCCCGAGTTCACCGTCGAGGAGCTCGTCGACATCGCGCGCACCGCGGGCGTGGAGGACATCGGGCTGTTCGAGAAGCAGCTGAAGGACGGCACCTGGGAGAAGGCCGTCCAGGAGTCCACCGCCTACGCGCAGAGCGTCGGCGTGCAGGGCACCCCGCAGTTCGTCATCGGCACCAAGCCCGTGACCGGCGCGCAGCCGGAAGAGGTCTTCCGCGACACCATCGAGCTGGAACTGATGAAGGCCAAGCGCGCCCGGTAG
- a CDS encoding DUF2304 domain-containing protein, producing MNANYIQILLLAAMAALVWYFVSNRRKARAKAGVKLGFLVFLAACVWAIVRPDDLTIAANWVGVSRGTDLLLYMLVLAFVFTTVSSYIRFREQELRYARLARAVALQTAVTPEEAMPEGTGEAAARDDG from the coding sequence GTGAACGCCAACTACATCCAGATCCTCCTGCTGGCGGCGATGGCGGCGCTGGTCTGGTATTTCGTGTCCAACCGCCGCAAGGCCCGCGCGAAGGCCGGCGTGAAGCTGGGGTTCCTGGTGTTCCTGGCGGCGTGCGTGTGGGCGATCGTCCGCCCGGATGACCTGACCATCGCGGCGAACTGGGTCGGCGTGTCGCGCGGCACGGACCTGCTGCTGTACATGCTGGTGCTGGCGTTCGTGTTCACCACGGTGAGTTCGTACATCCGTTTCCGCGAGCAGGAGCTGCGCTACGCCCGGCTGGCCCGCGCGGTGGCGCTGCAGACCGCGGTGACGCCGGAAGAAGCGATGCCGGAGGGCACCGGGGAAGCCGCCGCGCGCGACGACGGCTGA
- a CDS encoding glycosyltransferase family 2 protein, with the protein MDHSATPNDGGIDSAAAPHPGEFADTWLIVPCFNEATVIRGVLENALGTFPNIVAVNDGSRDSSASEIHAAGAHLVNHPVNLGQGAAIQTGIEYARSQPGAEYFVTFDADGQHQVKDVVAMVRRLRAEPLDIVVGTRFGRPKSEDDQVPLIKRIVLKTVVALSPRTRRLGLTDAHNGLRAFNRKVALETNLRMNGMSHASEFVGLMDEFGWRVAEQPVDILYTEYSMSKGQSLFNGVNILSDSLIARRLP; encoded by the coding sequence ATGGATCACAGCGCAACCCCCAACGATGGCGGGATCGATTCCGCGGCCGCGCCCCATCCCGGCGAATTCGCGGACACCTGGCTCATCGTCCCCTGCTTCAACGAAGCGACCGTCATCCGCGGCGTCCTGGAGAACGCCCTCGGGACCTTCCCCAACATCGTCGCCGTCAACGACGGCTCCCGCGACTCCTCGGCGTCGGAGATCCACGCCGCCGGGGCGCACCTGGTCAACCACCCGGTGAACCTCGGCCAGGGCGCGGCGATCCAGACCGGCATCGAGTACGCCCGGTCGCAACCCGGCGCGGAGTACTTCGTCACGTTCGACGCCGACGGCCAGCACCAGGTCAAGGACGTCGTGGCCATGGTGCGCAGGTTGCGCGCCGAACCGCTGGACATCGTCGTCGGCACGCGCTTCGGACGGCCGAAGTCGGAGGATGACCAGGTGCCGCTGATCAAGCGCATCGTGCTGAAGACCGTCGTGGCGCTGTCACCGCGGACGCGGCGCCTCGGGCTGACCGACGCGCACAACGGGCTGCGCGCGTTCAACCGCAAGGTCGCGCTGGAGACGAACCTGCGCATGAACGGCATGAGCCACGCCTCCGAATTCGTGGGGCTGATGGACGAGTTCGGCTGGCGCGTCGCCGAGCAGCCCGTCGACATCCTGTACACCGAATACTCGATGTCGAAGGGGCAGTCGCTGTTCAACGGCGTCAACATCCTCTCCGACTCGCTCATCGCCAGGAGGCTGCCGTGA
- a CDS encoding glycosyltransferase, giving the protein MSTTRDDLAVLMTVYHRVDPSHLDAALESLWAQTVRAGRVVLVGDGPLTPDLDAVIARHAAAHPELDFRPQPENLGAGPASQAGLGLIDEEWCARLDTDDIAEPERFKKQLAVVDGPGPVPDVVGTAMAEFDDDLGGDITGIRALPESHDEIAKYARINSPFNHPSVLFRTERVKKVGGYRHAPYMEDYDLWARMLADGARFANLPEPLTRFRVTGMLDRRRAKGIVASERRMQATLVDLGLVSRPRAAFNFAARSAFRALPTGLLRRAYRALFHRRARSR; this is encoded by the coding sequence GTGAGCACCACCCGCGACGATCTCGCCGTTTTGATGACCGTGTACCACCGCGTGGACCCGTCCCACCTCGACGCCGCGCTCGAGTCCCTGTGGGCCCAGACGGTCCGCGCGGGCCGCGTCGTCCTGGTCGGCGACGGGCCGCTGACGCCGGACCTCGACGCCGTCATCGCCCGCCACGCCGCCGCGCACCCGGAGCTGGACTTCCGCCCGCAGCCGGAGAACCTCGGCGCCGGACCCGCGTCGCAGGCGGGCCTCGGCCTCATCGACGAAGAGTGGTGCGCCCGGCTGGACACCGACGACATCGCCGAACCGGAGCGGTTCAAAAAGCAGCTCGCCGTGGTCGACGGGCCCGGCCCGGTCCCCGACGTCGTCGGCACCGCGATGGCCGAGTTCGACGATGACCTGGGCGGCGACATCACCGGCATCCGCGCGCTGCCGGAGAGCCACGACGAGATCGCGAAGTACGCGCGCATCAATTCCCCGTTCAACCATCCTTCCGTGCTGTTCCGCACCGAGCGGGTGAAGAAGGTCGGCGGCTACCGCCACGCCCCGTACATGGAGGATTACGACCTCTGGGCGCGGATGCTCGCCGACGGCGCCCGCTTCGCCAACCTGCCGGAGCCGCTGACGCGCTTCCGCGTGACGGGGATGCTCGACCGGCGGCGGGCCAAGGGCATCGTCGCCTCGGAACGCCGCATGCAGGCGACCCTCGTCGACCTGGGCCTGGTGTCGCGGCCGCGGGCCGCGTTCAACTTCGCCGCGCGCTCGGCGTTCCGGGCCCTGCCGACCGGCCTGCTGCGCCGCGCGTACCGCGCTTTGTTCCATCGCCGCGCGCGCAGTCGCTGA
- a CDS encoding M1 family metallopeptidase produces MQPTNDYTGIPFNLGFRVDHYDLDLDYRVGPNRLKATAVLHIEVNAYIESLTLDFADVLGVDSVDADTDVRNSRVDVARWRQSGRKLRVTFDRMLEPEETLNLTVRYSGNPGPVKSKWGELGWEELTNGSLIASQPIGAASWFPCDDDPEAKARYDIAVTCDAPYTVVATGRPSAPQRVGGSRRRWTFASAEPMASYLVTIQIGQYSRIELPCSVAPVVAYAPMHLVQRVKHDFRDQGRMLELYRDLFGEYPFPGYRVVIVEDNLEIPLEAQGLSIFGANHADGKDTWNRLIAHELSHQWFGNSVGLSQWRDIWLNEGFACYSEWIWAEAAGGPTAEESARKHYDELVRKPQDLRIADPGPTDMFDDRLYKRGAITVHALRLLFGDDAFFDFVRTWTNKNRHSVVDAVDFRALANRICRERGITTAHLDAIFDAWVNRTELPPFPVDPAARP; encoded by the coding sequence GTGCAACCGACCAACGACTACACCGGCATCCCGTTCAACCTCGGTTTCCGGGTCGACCACTACGACCTGGACCTCGACTACCGCGTCGGCCCCAACCGCCTGAAGGCGACGGCCGTGCTGCACATCGAGGTCAACGCGTACATCGAGAGCCTGACGCTGGACTTCGCGGACGTCCTCGGCGTCGATTCCGTCGACGCGGACACCGACGTGCGCAACTCGCGGGTCGACGTGGCGCGGTGGCGGCAGTCGGGCCGGAAGCTGCGCGTGACGTTCGACCGGATGCTGGAGCCGGAGGAGACGCTGAACCTGACGGTGCGGTACTCCGGCAACCCCGGGCCGGTGAAGTCGAAGTGGGGCGAGCTGGGCTGGGAGGAGCTGACCAACGGGTCGCTGATCGCCTCGCAGCCCATCGGCGCCGCCAGCTGGTTCCCCTGCGACGATGACCCGGAGGCGAAGGCCCGTTACGACATCGCCGTGACGTGCGACGCCCCGTACACGGTCGTGGCCACCGGCCGCCCGTCGGCGCCGCAGCGGGTCGGCGGGTCGCGCCGCCGCTGGACGTTCGCGTCCGCAGAGCCGATGGCGTCCTACCTGGTCACCATCCAGATCGGCCAGTACTCGCGCATCGAACTGCCGTGCTCCGTCGCGCCGGTGGTGGCCTACGCGCCCATGCACCTGGTGCAGCGCGTCAAGCACGATTTCCGCGACCAGGGACGCATGCTCGAGCTCTACCGCGACCTGTTCGGCGAGTACCCCTTCCCCGGCTACCGGGTGGTCATCGTCGAGGACAACCTGGAAATCCCCCTGGAGGCCCAGGGCCTGTCCATCTTCGGCGCCAACCACGCCGACGGCAAGGACACGTGGAACCGACTGATCGCCCACGAGCTGTCGCACCAGTGGTTCGGCAATTCCGTCGGCCTGTCGCAGTGGCGGGACATCTGGCTCAACGAGGGCTTCGCCTGCTACTCGGAGTGGATCTGGGCGGAGGCGGCCGGCGGCCCGACGGCGGAGGAGTCGGCGCGGAAGCATTACGACGAACTGGTCCGCAAGCCGCAGGACCTGCGCATCGCCGACCCCGGGCCGACCGACATGTTCGACGACCGCCTGTACAAGCGCGGCGCCATCACGGTGCATGCGCTGCGGCTGCTCTTCGGCGATGACGCCTTCTTCGACTTCGTGCGCACGTGGACCAACAAGAACCGCCATTCGGTGGTCGACGCGGTCGATTTCCGGGCGTTGGCCAACCGCATCTGCCGCGAGCGGGGCATCACCACCGCGCACCTGGACGCGATCTTCGACGCCTGGGTGAACCGCACCGAGCTGCCGCCCTTCCCCGTCGACCCGGCGGCGCGCCCGTGA
- a CDS encoding prolyl oligopeptidase family serine peptidase, translating to MGFSFSDAATATSDAAQRFLPTDGVPGWLDEITGERALDWARARSAETESLFDGDASRDELESAIRAALDTDAHIPYPVRRGEHLYNFWRDGDHPRGLWRRTSLESFLSGETEWEVLLDVDALAASESENWVWKGAQCRYPDYDRALVHLSRGGADASVIREFDLEKLAFVSDRPFELPEAKSDVSWVSRDEILVGTDMGPGTLTASGYPKQVFSWRRGQALGDAELIFAGHDDDVAVGGWFDATEGFERLFVERAIDFYRSRRFVRTDEGLQIIEVPDDCRVSVHREHLLLMPRTDFNGVPAGGLAVAALDDWLAGSRDCEVLFSPDARTSLQSVAWTKSHLVLTLLHDVATRLVTMTIGDWAEGTVPGLPESASVSVVGTSPTRDDELWLAGSSTLEPATLWLTESGADDAPRVARRAPAFFDAAGMSTRLHWATSADGTKIPYRITGLLDDADPEGAGEPRPTLVHAYGGFEVSLVPGYSVTRGLGWLARGGLAVEANLRGGGEFGPEWHSGAVKLNRGKVHEDHRAVLDDIVARGYASPETLAIRGGSNGGLLSAVALTSYPEKLGAVVSQVPLADMLRYHRLSAGASWMAEYGDPDDGAEGAAIREWSPVQRIARRADRPYPPALVTTSTRDDRVHPAHARSLAWLLREAGQPVDYHENTEGGHAGAADNSQVAHLEALIHSWLWRTLG from the coding sequence ATGGGGTTTTCCTTTTCCGACGCCGCCACCGCCACCTCCGATGCCGCGCAGCGTTTCCTGCCCACCGACGGCGTGCCCGGCTGGCTCGACGAGATCACCGGCGAACGCGCGCTGGACTGGGCCCGGGCCCGCAGCGCGGAAACGGAGTCGCTTTTCGACGGCGACGCCTCCCGCGATGAGCTGGAGTCCGCGATCCGCGCCGCACTCGACACCGATGCGCACATCCCCTACCCGGTCCGCCGCGGCGAGCACCTGTACAACTTCTGGCGCGACGGCGATCACCCGCGCGGCCTGTGGCGTCGCACGTCGCTGGAGTCGTTCCTCTCCGGGGAGACCGAGTGGGAGGTGCTGCTCGACGTGGATGCGCTGGCGGCGTCGGAAAGCGAGAACTGGGTGTGGAAGGGCGCGCAGTGCCGGTACCCGGACTACGACCGCGCACTGGTGCATCTTTCGCGCGGCGGCGCCGATGCGTCGGTGATCCGCGAGTTCGACCTGGAAAAGCTCGCGTTCGTCTCGGACCGGCCGTTCGAGCTGCCGGAGGCGAAATCGGACGTGTCGTGGGTCAGCCGGGACGAGATCCTGGTGGGCACCGACATGGGGCCCGGCACGCTCACGGCGTCGGGGTACCCGAAGCAGGTGTTCTCGTGGCGGCGCGGGCAGGCGCTCGGCGACGCGGAGCTGATCTTCGCGGGCCACGATGACGACGTCGCCGTCGGCGGCTGGTTCGACGCCACCGAGGGCTTCGAGCGGCTGTTCGTGGAGCGGGCCATCGACTTCTACCGTTCGCGGCGGTTCGTGCGCACGGACGAGGGCCTGCAGATCATCGAAGTGCCCGACGACTGCCGCGTGAGCGTGCACCGCGAGCACCTGCTGCTGATGCCCCGCACCGATTTCAACGGCGTCCCCGCCGGAGGTCTCGCCGTGGCGGCGCTGGACGACTGGCTGGCGGGGTCGCGGGACTGCGAGGTGCTGTTCTCCCCCGACGCGCGGACGTCGCTGCAGTCGGTGGCGTGGACGAAGAGCCACCTGGTGCTGACGCTGCTGCACGACGTCGCCACACGCCTGGTCACCATGACCATCGGAGACTGGGCGGAAGGCACCGTCCCCGGGCTGCCCGAATCGGCGTCGGTGTCCGTGGTGGGGACCTCGCCCACGCGCGACGACGAACTGTGGCTGGCGGGCTCGTCCACCCTGGAGCCGGCGACGCTGTGGCTGACGGAGTCCGGCGCCGACGACGCTCCCCGCGTCGCCCGGCGCGCCCCCGCCTTCTTCGACGCCGCGGGCATGTCGACCCGCCTGCACTGGGCGACGTCCGCCGACGGCACGAAGATCCCCTACCGGATCACCGGGCTCCTGGACGACGCCGACCCGGAGGGCGCGGGCGAACCGCGGCCCACGCTGGTCCACGCCTACGGCGGGTTCGAGGTGTCGCTCGTGCCGGGTTACTCGGTGACGCGCGGACTGGGCTGGCTCGCGCGCGGCGGGCTGGCCGTCGAGGCGAACCTGCGCGGCGGCGGGGAGTTCGGCCCGGAGTGGCATTCGGGAGCGGTGAAGCTGAATCGAGGGAAGGTCCACGAGGATCACCGGGCGGTGCTCGACGACATCGTCGCGCGGGGCTACGCCTCGCCGGAGACCCTGGCGATCCGCGGCGGGTCCAACGGCGGACTGCTGTCGGCCGTGGCGCTGACGTCGTACCCGGAGAAGCTCGGCGCCGTGGTCTCCCAGGTGCCGTTGGCCGACATGCTGCGCTACCACCGGCTGTCGGCGGGCGCGTCGTGGATGGCCGAGTACGGCGACCCGGACGACGGCGCCGAAGGCGCGGCGATCCGCGAGTGGTCGCCGGTGCAGCGCATCGCCCGGCGCGCCGACCGCCCCTATCCCCCGGCGCTGGTGACCACGTCGACCCGGGACGACCGCGTGCACCCCGCGCACGCCCGGAGTCTGGCATGGTTGCTCCGCGAGGCCGGTCAACCCGTGGACTACCACGAGAACACCGAGGGCGGCCACGCCGGCGCCGCCGACAACTCCCAGGTCGCGCACCTGGAGGCATTGATCCATTCCTGGCTGTGGAGGACCCTGGGATGA
- a CDS encoding alpha/beta hydrolase: MKNTRTRLLSATAAAMVALMPVALAPTTLAQPAAESPAPNPVATPIADAAGVTPAPIAIGKLEKVNPHWRSQIEGHDNVKEVWAGSTSMDRGVPLVWIHPKGLTGNDIYKPRPTLYVLNGADGGEGKASWLYQTDIIDFFSDKDVNVIIVQAGEFSYYTDWADPNTKLGAQTWETFLTKELPESLEAKIGGNGKRGIVGMSMSATSVLNFAQHSPDLYDGIGSFSGCAQTSDEIGAQAIKLVLDRKGVTGEQMWGPRPGERWKHNDPLVNAEKLRGQQMYISNGTGLWGEWDTTAHPNVTDESQLIAQRTTGSAIEGGTNFCTNVFKAKLDSLGIDAHWDLGNAGTHSWGYWQDDLHDSWNVLFSRVLY; this comes from the coding sequence ATGAAGAACACCCGCACGCGCCTCTTGTCCGCGACCGCCGCCGCGATGGTCGCCCTGATGCCCGTTGCGCTGGCCCCGACGACCCTGGCCCAGCCGGCCGCCGAGTCGCCGGCCCCGAACCCCGTCGCCACCCCGATCGCCGATGCCGCGGGCGTCACCCCGGCGCCGATCGCGATCGGCAAGCTGGAGAAGGTCAACCCGCACTGGCGCAGCCAGATCGAGGGCCACGACAACGTCAAGGAGGTCTGGGCGGGCTCGACGTCGATGGACCGCGGCGTGCCGCTGGTCTGGATCCACCCGAAGGGCCTGACGGGTAACGACATCTACAAGCCGCGCCCGACGCTGTACGTGCTCAACGGCGCCGACGGCGGCGAGGGCAAGGCGTCGTGGCTGTACCAGACGGACATCATCGACTTCTTCTCCGACAAGGACGTCAACGTCATCATCGTCCAGGCCGGCGAGTTCTCGTACTACACCGACTGGGCGGACCCGAACACCAAGCTGGGCGCCCAGACCTGGGAGACGTTCCTGACCAAGGAGCTGCCGGAGTCCCTGGAGGCCAAGATCGGCGGCAACGGCAAGCGCGGCATCGTGGGCATGTCCATGTCGGCGACGTCGGTGCTGAACTTCGCCCAGCACAGCCCGGATCTGTACGACGGCATCGGCTCCTTCTCCGGTTGCGCCCAGACCTCCGACGAGATCGGCGCGCAGGCCATCAAGCTGGTGCTCGACCGCAAGGGCGTCACCGGCGAGCAGATGTGGGGCCCGCGCCCGGGCGAGCGCTGGAAGCACAACGACCCGCTGGTCAACGCGGAGAAGCTGCGCGGCCAGCAGATGTACATCTCCAACGGCACCGGCCTGTGGGGCGAGTGGGACACCACCGCGCACCCGAACGTCACCGACGAGTCGCAGTTGATCGCGCAGCGCACGACCGGTTCGGCCATCGAGGGCGGCACGAACTTCTGCACCAACGTGTTCAAGGCGAAGCTGGATTCCCTGGGCATCGACGCCCACTGGGATCTGGGCAACGCCGGCACGCACTCGTGGGGCTACTGGCAGGATGATCTGCACGATTCCTGGAACGTGCTGTTCTCCCGCGTCCTCTACTGA